One genomic region from Chelonia mydas isolate rCheMyd1 chromosome 25, rCheMyd1.pri.v2, whole genome shotgun sequence encodes:
- the DPP9 gene encoding dipeptidyl peptidase 9 isoform X4, with the protein MPYGSRENSLLYSEIPKKIRKEALLLLSWKQMLDHFQATPHHGMYSREEELLRERKRLGVFGITSYDFHSKSGLFLFQASNSLFHCRDGGQNGFMVSPMKPLEIKTQCTGPRMDPKICPADPSVFSFINNNDLWVANIETGEERRMTYCHKGLSNVLDDPKSAGVATFVIQEEFDRFTGYWWCPTATLEGSEGWKTLRILYEEVDESEVEIIHVPSPALEERKTDSYRYPRTGSKNPKISLKLAEFKMDSQGKMVCAQDKELVQPFATLFPTVEYIARAGWTRDGKYAWAMFLDRPQQRLQLVLLPPALFIPVPESEEQRIEFAKAVPENVQPYVIYEEVTDVWINVHDIFYPFAQLEGEEEELCFIRANECKTGFCHLYRVTAILKQSSCDWTQPYVLSEEDFKCPIKEEVALTSGEWEVLARHGSKIWVNEETKLVYFQGTKDTPLEHHLYVVNYESPGEIVRLTTLGFSHSCSMSQNFDMFISHYSSVSTPPCVHVYKLNGSDDDPLHKLPRFWASMMEAASCPADYIPPEIFHFHTQSDVELYGMVYKPHNVQPGKKHPTVLFVYGGPQVQLVNNSFKGIKYLRLNTLASLGYAVVVIDGRGSCQRGLKFEGALKNQMGQVEIEDQVEGLHYVAEKYGFIDLSRVAIHGWSYGGFLSLMGLICKPHVFKVAIAGAPVTVWMAYDTGYTERYMDVPENNQPGYEAGSVALHVEKLPNEPNRLLILHGFLDENVHFFHTNFLVSQLIRAGKPYQLQIYPNERHSIRCPESGEHYEITLLHFLQEYL; encoded by the exons ATGCCATATGGCAGCCGGGAGAATTCCCTTCTTTACTCAGAGATTCCCAAAAAGATACGAAAAGAGGCCCTGCTACTCTTGTCATGGAAACAGATGCTGGATCACTTTCAG GCAACCCCTCACCATGGGATGTACTCTAGGGAAGAAGAACTCCTGAGGGAACGCAAGCGTCTCGGGGTCTTTGGAATCACTTCCTACGATTTCCACAGCAAGAGTGGCCTCTTTCTTTTCCAGGCCAGCAACAGCCTCTTCCACTGTCGAGATGGGGGCCAGAATGGCTTCATG GTGTCTCCAATGAAACCCCTGGAGATCAAGACCCAGTGCACGGGACCTCGAATGGATCCCAAGATCTGCCCGGCTGACCCCTCCGTCTTTTCATTCATCAATAACAATGACCTGTGGGTAGCAAATATCGAGACGGGAGAGGAGAGACGGATGACTTATTGCCATAAAG GTTTATCCAATGTGTTAGATGACCCCAAATCGGCAGGTGTAGCCACATTTGTCATTCAGGAAGAGTTTGATCGGTTCACAGGGTACTGGTGGTGCCCCACAGCCACCCTAGAAG GTTCAGAGGGTTGGAAAACGCTGCGGATCTTGTATGAGGAAGTGGACGAGTCAGAGGTGGAGATAATTCATGTTCCTTCACCTGCCCTGGAGGAGAGAAAAACAGATTCCTATCGGTACCCCAGGACAG GTAGCAAAAATCCCAAGATCTCATTAAAACTGGCAGAGTTTAAAATGGACAGCCAGGGAAAG ATGGTGTGCGCCCAAGACAAGGAGCTGGTACAGCCTTTTGCCACATTGTTCCCTACGGTGGAGTACATCGCACGGGCTGGATGGACCAGAGATGGCAAATA CGCCTGGGCCATGTTCCTAGACAGGCCTCAGCAACGGCTCCAGCTAgtcctcctgcctccagcactcTTTATCCCAGTACCAGAAAGTGAGGAGCAGCGCATCGAATTTGCCAAAGCTGTGCCAGAAAACGTCCAGCCATATGTGATCTATGAAGAAGTCACAGATGTGTGGATAAAT GTTCACGATATCTTTTATCCTTTTGCCCAACTGGAGGGTGAGGAGGAAGAACTCTGCTTCATCCGAGCTAATGAATGCAAGACCGGCTTCTGTCACTTGTACAGAGTCACAGCCATCCTAAAGCAGAGCAGCTGCGACTGGACTCAGCCATATGTCCTTAGCGAAG AAGACTTCAAATGTCCTATCAAAGAGGAAGTTGCCCTGACCAGTGGGGAATGGGAGGTGTTGGCGAGGCATGGATCCAAG ATCTGGGTGAATGAGGAGACGAAGCTGGTGTACTTCCAAGGCACGAAGGACACCCCATTGGAGCACCACCTCTATGTGGTCAATTACGAGTCCCCAGGCGAGATTGTACGGCTCACCACACTGGGCTTCTCTCACAGCTGCTCTATGAGCCAG AACTTCGACATGTTCATCAGCCACTACAGCAGCGTCAGCACCCCGCCCTGCGTGCATGTCTACAAACTGAACGGCTCCGATGACGACCCACTCCACAAACTGCCCAGGTTCTGGGCCAGCATGATGGAGGCAGCCA GCTGTCCTGCAGATTACATCCCCCCCGAAATCTTTCACTTCCATACCCAGTCAGATGTAGAGCTCTACGGGATGGTCTACAAACCTCATAACGTCCAGCCTGGAAAGAAGCACCCTACGGTGCTGTTCGTCTATGGAGGCCCTCAG GTGCAGTTAGTGAATAACTCCTTCAAAGGTATTAAGTACCTACGGCTCAACACGCTAGCGTCTCTAGGCTACGCTGTGGTGGTGATTGATGGAAGGGGCTCTTGCCAGCGAGGACTCAAATTCGAAGGGGCCCTTAAAAACCAGATG GGTCAGGTGGAGATAGAGGACCAGGTGGAAGGTTTACATTACGTAGCAGAAAAATACGGGTTCATCGACCTGAGTCGGGTAGCCATACATGGCTGGTCTTACGGGGGCTTCCTCTCCCTCATGGGCCTTATCTGTAAGCCCCATGTATTCAAG GTTGCTATAGCAGGTGCCCCTGTCACTGTTTGGATGGCGTACGATACCGGATACACCGAGCGGTACATGGATGTCCCAGAGAACAACCAGCCAGGTTATGAGGCCGGCTCTGTGGCGCTGCATGTAGAAAAACTCCCCAATGA GCCAAACCGCTTGCTGATCCTCCATGGGTTTCTGGATGAAAATGTGCACTTTTTTCACACCAACTTCCTGGTCTCCCAGCTAATCCGGGCTGGAAAGCCTTACCAGCTGCAG ATCTACCCCAACGAGAGACACAGTATTCGGTGCCCCGAGTCCGGAGAGCATTATGAAATCACACTGCTGCACTTTCTACAAGAATACCTCTGA
- the DPP9 gene encoding dipeptidyl peptidase 9 isoform X3 has translation MQKIKRVRLENETAGSWRSFLSSSEEEERMTAVDALADNTEVVEMEDVPSQFLVEKHSWDGLRDIIHSSRKYSGMIVNKAPHDFQFVQKTEESSPHSHRLYYLGMPYGSRENSLLYSEIPKKIRKEALLLLSWKQMLDHFQATPHHGMYSREEELLRERKRLGVFGITSYDFHSKSGLFLFQASNSLFHCRDGGQNGFMVSPMKPLEIKTQCTGPRMDPKICPADPSVFSFINNNDLWVANIETGEERRMTYCHKGLSNVLDDPKSAGVATFVIQEEFDRFTGYWWCPTATLEGSEGWKTLRILYEEVDESEVEIIHVPSPALEERKTDSYRYPRTGSKNPKISLKLAEFKMDSQGKMVCAQDKELVQPFATLFPTVEYIARAGWTRDGKYAWAMFLDRPQQRLQLVLLPPALFIPVPESEEQRIEFAKAVPENVQPYVIYEEVTDVWINVHDIFYPFAQLEGEEEELCFIRANECKTGFCHLYRVTAILKQSSCDWTQPYVLSEEDFKCPIKEEVALTSGEWEVLARHGSKIWVNEETKLVYFQGTKDTPLEHHLYVVNYESPGEIVRLTTLGFSHSCSMSQNFDMFISHYSSVSTPPCVHVYKLNGSDDDPLHKLPRFWASMMEAASCPADYIPPEIFHFHTQSDVELYGMVYKPHNVQPGKKHPTVLFVYGGPQVQLVNNSFKGIKYLRLNTLASLGYAVVVIDGRGSCQRGLKFEGALKNQMGQVEIEDQVEGLHYVAEKYGFIDLSRVAIHGWSYGGFLSLMGLICKPHVFKVAIAGAPVTVWMAYDTGYTERYMDVPENNQPGYEAGSVALHVEKLPNEPNRLLILHGFLDENVHFFHTNFLVSQLIRAGKPYQLQSRLGEAAGVGDS, from the exons TTTCTTGAGCAGTTCCGAGGAGGAAGAGAGGATGACTGCAGTGGATGCGCTGGCAGACAACACTGAAGTGGTTGAGATGGAGGACGTGCCTTCCCAGTTCCTGGTGGAGAAGCATTCGTGGGATGGGCTGCGTGACATTATTCACAGCAGCAGGAAGTATTCAGGCATGATAGTGAACAAGGCGCCCCATGATTTCCAATTTGTCCAGAAAACAGAAGAGTCCAGCCCACATTCTCATCGCCTTTACTATCTGG GGATGCCATATGGCAGCCGGGAGAATTCCCTTCTTTACTCAGAGATTCCCAAAAAGATACGAAAAGAGGCCCTGCTACTCTTGTCATGGAAACAGATGCTGGATCACTTTCAG GCAACCCCTCACCATGGGATGTACTCTAGGGAAGAAGAACTCCTGAGGGAACGCAAGCGTCTCGGGGTCTTTGGAATCACTTCCTACGATTTCCACAGCAAGAGTGGCCTCTTTCTTTTCCAGGCCAGCAACAGCCTCTTCCACTGTCGAGATGGGGGCCAGAATGGCTTCATG GTGTCTCCAATGAAACCCCTGGAGATCAAGACCCAGTGCACGGGACCTCGAATGGATCCCAAGATCTGCCCGGCTGACCCCTCCGTCTTTTCATTCATCAATAACAATGACCTGTGGGTAGCAAATATCGAGACGGGAGAGGAGAGACGGATGACTTATTGCCATAAAG GTTTATCCAATGTGTTAGATGACCCCAAATCGGCAGGTGTAGCCACATTTGTCATTCAGGAAGAGTTTGATCGGTTCACAGGGTACTGGTGGTGCCCCACAGCCACCCTAGAAG GTTCAGAGGGTTGGAAAACGCTGCGGATCTTGTATGAGGAAGTGGACGAGTCAGAGGTGGAGATAATTCATGTTCCTTCACCTGCCCTGGAGGAGAGAAAAACAGATTCCTATCGGTACCCCAGGACAG GTAGCAAAAATCCCAAGATCTCATTAAAACTGGCAGAGTTTAAAATGGACAGCCAGGGAAAG ATGGTGTGCGCCCAAGACAAGGAGCTGGTACAGCCTTTTGCCACATTGTTCCCTACGGTGGAGTACATCGCACGGGCTGGATGGACCAGAGATGGCAAATA CGCCTGGGCCATGTTCCTAGACAGGCCTCAGCAACGGCTCCAGCTAgtcctcctgcctccagcactcTTTATCCCAGTACCAGAAAGTGAGGAGCAGCGCATCGAATTTGCCAAAGCTGTGCCAGAAAACGTCCAGCCATATGTGATCTATGAAGAAGTCACAGATGTGTGGATAAAT GTTCACGATATCTTTTATCCTTTTGCCCAACTGGAGGGTGAGGAGGAAGAACTCTGCTTCATCCGAGCTAATGAATGCAAGACCGGCTTCTGTCACTTGTACAGAGTCACAGCCATCCTAAAGCAGAGCAGCTGCGACTGGACTCAGCCATATGTCCTTAGCGAAG AAGACTTCAAATGTCCTATCAAAGAGGAAGTTGCCCTGACCAGTGGGGAATGGGAGGTGTTGGCGAGGCATGGATCCAAG ATCTGGGTGAATGAGGAGACGAAGCTGGTGTACTTCCAAGGCACGAAGGACACCCCATTGGAGCACCACCTCTATGTGGTCAATTACGAGTCCCCAGGCGAGATTGTACGGCTCACCACACTGGGCTTCTCTCACAGCTGCTCTATGAGCCAG AACTTCGACATGTTCATCAGCCACTACAGCAGCGTCAGCACCCCGCCCTGCGTGCATGTCTACAAACTGAACGGCTCCGATGACGACCCACTCCACAAACTGCCCAGGTTCTGGGCCAGCATGATGGAGGCAGCCA GCTGTCCTGCAGATTACATCCCCCCCGAAATCTTTCACTTCCATACCCAGTCAGATGTAGAGCTCTACGGGATGGTCTACAAACCTCATAACGTCCAGCCTGGAAAGAAGCACCCTACGGTGCTGTTCGTCTATGGAGGCCCTCAG GTGCAGTTAGTGAATAACTCCTTCAAAGGTATTAAGTACCTACGGCTCAACACGCTAGCGTCTCTAGGCTACGCTGTGGTGGTGATTGATGGAAGGGGCTCTTGCCAGCGAGGACTCAAATTCGAAGGGGCCCTTAAAAACCAGATG GGTCAGGTGGAGATAGAGGACCAGGTGGAAGGTTTACATTACGTAGCAGAAAAATACGGGTTCATCGACCTGAGTCGGGTAGCCATACATGGCTGGTCTTACGGGGGCTTCCTCTCCCTCATGGGCCTTATCTGTAAGCCCCATGTATTCAAG GTTGCTATAGCAGGTGCCCCTGTCACTGTTTGGATGGCGTACGATACCGGATACACCGAGCGGTACATGGATGTCCCAGAGAACAACCAGCCAGGTTATGAGGCCGGCTCTGTGGCGCTGCATGTAGAAAAACTCCCCAATGA GCCAAACCGCTTGCTGATCCTCCATGGGTTTCTGGATGAAAATGTGCACTTTTTTCACACCAACTTCCTGGTCTCCCAGCTAATCCGGGCTGGAAAGCCTTACCAGCTGCAG agcagattgggggaagcagctggGGTTGGTGACAGTTAG
- the DPP9 gene encoding dipeptidyl peptidase 9 isoform X2 — protein MQKIKRVRLENETAGSWRSFLSSSEEEERMTAVDALADNTEVVEMEDVPSQFLVEKHSWDGLRDIIHSSRKYSGMIVNKAPHDFQFVQKTEESSPHSHRLYYLGMPYGSRENSLLYSEIPKKIRKEALLLLSWKQMLDHFQATPHHGMYSREEELLRERKRLGVFGITSYDFHSKSGLFLFQASNSLFHCRDGGQNGFMVSPMKPLEIKTQCTGPRMDPKICPADPSVFSFINNNDLWVANIETGEERRMTYCHKGLSNVLDDPKSAGVATFVIQEEFDRFTGYWWCPTATLEGSEGWKTLRILYEEVDESEVEIIHVPSPALEERKTDSYRYPRTGSKNPKISLKLAEFKMDSQGKMVCAQDKELVQPFATLFPTVEYIARAGWTRDGKYAWAMFLDRPQQRLQLVLLPPALFIPVPESEEQRIEFAKAVPENVQPYVIYEEVTDVWINVHDIFYPFAQLEGEEEELCFIRANECKTGFCHLYRVTAILKQSSCDWTQPYVLSEDFKCPIKEEVALTSGEWEVLARHGSKIWVNEETKLVYFQGTKDTPLEHHLYVVNYESPGEIVRLTTLGFSHSCSMSQNFDMFISHYSSVSTPPCVHVYKLNGSDDDPLHKLPRFWASMMEAASCPADYIPPEIFHFHTQSDVELYGMVYKPHNVQPGKKHPTVLFVYGGPQVQLVNNSFKGIKYLRLNTLASLGYAVVVIDGRGSCQRGLKFEGALKNQMGQVEIEDQVEGLHYVAEKYGFIDLSRVAIHGWSYGGFLSLMGLICKPHVFKVAIAGAPVTVWMAYDTGYTERYMDVPENNQPGYEAGSVALHVEKLPNEPNRLLILHGFLDENVHFFHTNFLVSQLIRAGKPYQLQIYPNERHSIRCPESGEHYEITLLHFLQEYL, from the exons TTTCTTGAGCAGTTCCGAGGAGGAAGAGAGGATGACTGCAGTGGATGCGCTGGCAGACAACACTGAAGTGGTTGAGATGGAGGACGTGCCTTCCCAGTTCCTGGTGGAGAAGCATTCGTGGGATGGGCTGCGTGACATTATTCACAGCAGCAGGAAGTATTCAGGCATGATAGTGAACAAGGCGCCCCATGATTTCCAATTTGTCCAGAAAACAGAAGAGTCCAGCCCACATTCTCATCGCCTTTACTATCTGG GGATGCCATATGGCAGCCGGGAGAATTCCCTTCTTTACTCAGAGATTCCCAAAAAGATACGAAAAGAGGCCCTGCTACTCTTGTCATGGAAACAGATGCTGGATCACTTTCAG GCAACCCCTCACCATGGGATGTACTCTAGGGAAGAAGAACTCCTGAGGGAACGCAAGCGTCTCGGGGTCTTTGGAATCACTTCCTACGATTTCCACAGCAAGAGTGGCCTCTTTCTTTTCCAGGCCAGCAACAGCCTCTTCCACTGTCGAGATGGGGGCCAGAATGGCTTCATG GTGTCTCCAATGAAACCCCTGGAGATCAAGACCCAGTGCACGGGACCTCGAATGGATCCCAAGATCTGCCCGGCTGACCCCTCCGTCTTTTCATTCATCAATAACAATGACCTGTGGGTAGCAAATATCGAGACGGGAGAGGAGAGACGGATGACTTATTGCCATAAAG GTTTATCCAATGTGTTAGATGACCCCAAATCGGCAGGTGTAGCCACATTTGTCATTCAGGAAGAGTTTGATCGGTTCACAGGGTACTGGTGGTGCCCCACAGCCACCCTAGAAG GTTCAGAGGGTTGGAAAACGCTGCGGATCTTGTATGAGGAAGTGGACGAGTCAGAGGTGGAGATAATTCATGTTCCTTCACCTGCCCTGGAGGAGAGAAAAACAGATTCCTATCGGTACCCCAGGACAG GTAGCAAAAATCCCAAGATCTCATTAAAACTGGCAGAGTTTAAAATGGACAGCCAGGGAAAG ATGGTGTGCGCCCAAGACAAGGAGCTGGTACAGCCTTTTGCCACATTGTTCCCTACGGTGGAGTACATCGCACGGGCTGGATGGACCAGAGATGGCAAATA CGCCTGGGCCATGTTCCTAGACAGGCCTCAGCAACGGCTCCAGCTAgtcctcctgcctccagcactcTTTATCCCAGTACCAGAAAGTGAGGAGCAGCGCATCGAATTTGCCAAAGCTGTGCCAGAAAACGTCCAGCCATATGTGATCTATGAAGAAGTCACAGATGTGTGGATAAAT GTTCACGATATCTTTTATCCTTTTGCCCAACTGGAGGGTGAGGAGGAAGAACTCTGCTTCATCCGAGCTAATGAATGCAAGACCGGCTTCTGTCACTTGTACAGAGTCACAGCCATCCTAAAGCAGAGCAGCTGCGACTGGACTCAGCCATATGTCCTTAGCGAAG ACTTCAAATGTCCTATCAAAGAGGAAGTTGCCCTGACCAGTGGGGAATGGGAGGTGTTGGCGAGGCATGGATCCAAG ATCTGGGTGAATGAGGAGACGAAGCTGGTGTACTTCCAAGGCACGAAGGACACCCCATTGGAGCACCACCTCTATGTGGTCAATTACGAGTCCCCAGGCGAGATTGTACGGCTCACCACACTGGGCTTCTCTCACAGCTGCTCTATGAGCCAG AACTTCGACATGTTCATCAGCCACTACAGCAGCGTCAGCACCCCGCCCTGCGTGCATGTCTACAAACTGAACGGCTCCGATGACGACCCACTCCACAAACTGCCCAGGTTCTGGGCCAGCATGATGGAGGCAGCCA GCTGTCCTGCAGATTACATCCCCCCCGAAATCTTTCACTTCCATACCCAGTCAGATGTAGAGCTCTACGGGATGGTCTACAAACCTCATAACGTCCAGCCTGGAAAGAAGCACCCTACGGTGCTGTTCGTCTATGGAGGCCCTCAG GTGCAGTTAGTGAATAACTCCTTCAAAGGTATTAAGTACCTACGGCTCAACACGCTAGCGTCTCTAGGCTACGCTGTGGTGGTGATTGATGGAAGGGGCTCTTGCCAGCGAGGACTCAAATTCGAAGGGGCCCTTAAAAACCAGATG GGTCAGGTGGAGATAGAGGACCAGGTGGAAGGTTTACATTACGTAGCAGAAAAATACGGGTTCATCGACCTGAGTCGGGTAGCCATACATGGCTGGTCTTACGGGGGCTTCCTCTCCCTCATGGGCCTTATCTGTAAGCCCCATGTATTCAAG GTTGCTATAGCAGGTGCCCCTGTCACTGTTTGGATGGCGTACGATACCGGATACACCGAGCGGTACATGGATGTCCCAGAGAACAACCAGCCAGGTTATGAGGCCGGCTCTGTGGCGCTGCATGTAGAAAAACTCCCCAATGA GCCAAACCGCTTGCTGATCCTCCATGGGTTTCTGGATGAAAATGTGCACTTTTTTCACACCAACTTCCTGGTCTCCCAGCTAATCCGGGCTGGAAAGCCTTACCAGCTGCAG ATCTACCCCAACGAGAGACACAGTATTCGGTGCCCCGAGTCCGGAGAGCATTATGAAATCACACTGCTGCACTTTCTACAAGAATACCTCTGA
- the DPP9 gene encoding dipeptidyl peptidase 9 isoform X1: MQKIKRVRLENETAGSWRSFLSSSEEEERMTAVDALADNTEVVEMEDVPSQFLVEKHSWDGLRDIIHSSRKYSGMIVNKAPHDFQFVQKTEESSPHSHRLYYLGMPYGSRENSLLYSEIPKKIRKEALLLLSWKQMLDHFQATPHHGMYSREEELLRERKRLGVFGITSYDFHSKSGLFLFQASNSLFHCRDGGQNGFMVSPMKPLEIKTQCTGPRMDPKICPADPSVFSFINNNDLWVANIETGEERRMTYCHKGLSNVLDDPKSAGVATFVIQEEFDRFTGYWWCPTATLEGSEGWKTLRILYEEVDESEVEIIHVPSPALEERKTDSYRYPRTGSKNPKISLKLAEFKMDSQGKMVCAQDKELVQPFATLFPTVEYIARAGWTRDGKYAWAMFLDRPQQRLQLVLLPPALFIPVPESEEQRIEFAKAVPENVQPYVIYEEVTDVWINVHDIFYPFAQLEGEEEELCFIRANECKTGFCHLYRVTAILKQSSCDWTQPYVLSEEDFKCPIKEEVALTSGEWEVLARHGSKIWVNEETKLVYFQGTKDTPLEHHLYVVNYESPGEIVRLTTLGFSHSCSMSQNFDMFISHYSSVSTPPCVHVYKLNGSDDDPLHKLPRFWASMMEAASCPADYIPPEIFHFHTQSDVELYGMVYKPHNVQPGKKHPTVLFVYGGPQVQLVNNSFKGIKYLRLNTLASLGYAVVVIDGRGSCQRGLKFEGALKNQMGQVEIEDQVEGLHYVAEKYGFIDLSRVAIHGWSYGGFLSLMGLICKPHVFKVAIAGAPVTVWMAYDTGYTERYMDVPENNQPGYEAGSVALHVEKLPNEPNRLLILHGFLDENVHFFHTNFLVSQLIRAGKPYQLQIYPNERHSIRCPESGEHYEITLLHFLQEYL, from the exons TTTCTTGAGCAGTTCCGAGGAGGAAGAGAGGATGACTGCAGTGGATGCGCTGGCAGACAACACTGAAGTGGTTGAGATGGAGGACGTGCCTTCCCAGTTCCTGGTGGAGAAGCATTCGTGGGATGGGCTGCGTGACATTATTCACAGCAGCAGGAAGTATTCAGGCATGATAGTGAACAAGGCGCCCCATGATTTCCAATTTGTCCAGAAAACAGAAGAGTCCAGCCCACATTCTCATCGCCTTTACTATCTGG GGATGCCATATGGCAGCCGGGAGAATTCCCTTCTTTACTCAGAGATTCCCAAAAAGATACGAAAAGAGGCCCTGCTACTCTTGTCATGGAAACAGATGCTGGATCACTTTCAG GCAACCCCTCACCATGGGATGTACTCTAGGGAAGAAGAACTCCTGAGGGAACGCAAGCGTCTCGGGGTCTTTGGAATCACTTCCTACGATTTCCACAGCAAGAGTGGCCTCTTTCTTTTCCAGGCCAGCAACAGCCTCTTCCACTGTCGAGATGGGGGCCAGAATGGCTTCATG GTGTCTCCAATGAAACCCCTGGAGATCAAGACCCAGTGCACGGGACCTCGAATGGATCCCAAGATCTGCCCGGCTGACCCCTCCGTCTTTTCATTCATCAATAACAATGACCTGTGGGTAGCAAATATCGAGACGGGAGAGGAGAGACGGATGACTTATTGCCATAAAG GTTTATCCAATGTGTTAGATGACCCCAAATCGGCAGGTGTAGCCACATTTGTCATTCAGGAAGAGTTTGATCGGTTCACAGGGTACTGGTGGTGCCCCACAGCCACCCTAGAAG GTTCAGAGGGTTGGAAAACGCTGCGGATCTTGTATGAGGAAGTGGACGAGTCAGAGGTGGAGATAATTCATGTTCCTTCACCTGCCCTGGAGGAGAGAAAAACAGATTCCTATCGGTACCCCAGGACAG GTAGCAAAAATCCCAAGATCTCATTAAAACTGGCAGAGTTTAAAATGGACAGCCAGGGAAAG ATGGTGTGCGCCCAAGACAAGGAGCTGGTACAGCCTTTTGCCACATTGTTCCCTACGGTGGAGTACATCGCACGGGCTGGATGGACCAGAGATGGCAAATA CGCCTGGGCCATGTTCCTAGACAGGCCTCAGCAACGGCTCCAGCTAgtcctcctgcctccagcactcTTTATCCCAGTACCAGAAAGTGAGGAGCAGCGCATCGAATTTGCCAAAGCTGTGCCAGAAAACGTCCAGCCATATGTGATCTATGAAGAAGTCACAGATGTGTGGATAAAT GTTCACGATATCTTTTATCCTTTTGCCCAACTGGAGGGTGAGGAGGAAGAACTCTGCTTCATCCGAGCTAATGAATGCAAGACCGGCTTCTGTCACTTGTACAGAGTCACAGCCATCCTAAAGCAGAGCAGCTGCGACTGGACTCAGCCATATGTCCTTAGCGAAG AAGACTTCAAATGTCCTATCAAAGAGGAAGTTGCCCTGACCAGTGGGGAATGGGAGGTGTTGGCGAGGCATGGATCCAAG ATCTGGGTGAATGAGGAGACGAAGCTGGTGTACTTCCAAGGCACGAAGGACACCCCATTGGAGCACCACCTCTATGTGGTCAATTACGAGTCCCCAGGCGAGATTGTACGGCTCACCACACTGGGCTTCTCTCACAGCTGCTCTATGAGCCAG AACTTCGACATGTTCATCAGCCACTACAGCAGCGTCAGCACCCCGCCCTGCGTGCATGTCTACAAACTGAACGGCTCCGATGACGACCCACTCCACAAACTGCCCAGGTTCTGGGCCAGCATGATGGAGGCAGCCA GCTGTCCTGCAGATTACATCCCCCCCGAAATCTTTCACTTCCATACCCAGTCAGATGTAGAGCTCTACGGGATGGTCTACAAACCTCATAACGTCCAGCCTGGAAAGAAGCACCCTACGGTGCTGTTCGTCTATGGAGGCCCTCAG GTGCAGTTAGTGAATAACTCCTTCAAAGGTATTAAGTACCTACGGCTCAACACGCTAGCGTCTCTAGGCTACGCTGTGGTGGTGATTGATGGAAGGGGCTCTTGCCAGCGAGGACTCAAATTCGAAGGGGCCCTTAAAAACCAGATG GGTCAGGTGGAGATAGAGGACCAGGTGGAAGGTTTACATTACGTAGCAGAAAAATACGGGTTCATCGACCTGAGTCGGGTAGCCATACATGGCTGGTCTTACGGGGGCTTCCTCTCCCTCATGGGCCTTATCTGTAAGCCCCATGTATTCAAG GTTGCTATAGCAGGTGCCCCTGTCACTGTTTGGATGGCGTACGATACCGGATACACCGAGCGGTACATGGATGTCCCAGAGAACAACCAGCCAGGTTATGAGGCCGGCTCTGTGGCGCTGCATGTAGAAAAACTCCCCAATGA GCCAAACCGCTTGCTGATCCTCCATGGGTTTCTGGATGAAAATGTGCACTTTTTTCACACCAACTTCCTGGTCTCCCAGCTAATCCGGGCTGGAAAGCCTTACCAGCTGCAG ATCTACCCCAACGAGAGACACAGTATTCGGTGCCCCGAGTCCGGAGAGCATTATGAAATCACACTGCTGCACTTTCTACAAGAATACCTCTGA